ACTAAAAGAAAAAATTGAGCGGCAAGAACCGCTGCATCTTATAGATGTGCGTGAGTCTAATGAATGGGATACTGGACATATTCCTACAGCAATTCACTTAAGTAAGGGCATTATCGAACGAGATATTGAAAAGAAAATTCCAGATTTGAACGCTCCAGTCCTTGTTTATTGTAGTGGGGGATTTCGAAGTGCCTTAGTAGCAGACAACTTACAAAAAATGGGTTATTCCAATATCTTATCGTTAGAAACCGGACTACAAGGCTGGCTTGATGATGGATATTCGTTACAAAAATAGACGGCGTGGAGCTATCAAATAGGAAATACCAAAAATCCATCGCTTAACCGAGTAATAAGAGGTTAAGCGTTTCAAAGATAAATTCTACTGAGTCAATCGCTTAAAATTGATAATATATTCGTTGTTCCAATGCCAATTTCTTTCCTGATTTGTGGTAATGACCAAGGACTGAACTTTCTTAGCATCTAATTCGTTATTTCTTTTATAAAGCATCGAGAATTCGGCAGTATTTTCAATAAGAGGCGAAATAAGGAACATTGATTTCGCCATATTAGCCACAAGACGATATTGTTTGGTGCGACCATTGTTAAGATTCATAGTAATGTGCAATTGTTGCGGTTTAAAGATAATGGTCGCTAATGTTCCCCAAAGAGTAGGAGTTAGCTTAATTTCAGCAAATAATAAATCGCTTTCTGGTAGTTGGACTTTTTCACCAAGCAAATGAGATTCT
The DNA window shown above is from Legionella sp. PC997 and carries:
- a CDS encoding rhodanese-like domain-containing protein, whose protein sequence is MKQHAQGFLKLVAESKKRITEITPKTLKEKIERQEPLHLIDVRESNEWDTGHIPTAIHLSKGIIERDIEKKIPDLNAPVLVYCSGGFRSALVADNLQKMGYSNILSLETGLQGWLDDGYSLQK